In the genome of Carnobacterium pleistocenium FTR1, one region contains:
- the acpP gene encoding acyl carrier protein, which yields MSTNETFEKIKKIIVERFGIDEEKVTKELTFKEDLGADSLDVVELVMELEDVFGTEISDEDAEQINTVGNAVAYIEDHKN from the coding sequence TCGAAAAAATAAAAAAAATTATTGTTGAAAGATTTGGGATTGACGAGGAAAAAGTTACTAAAGAGCTTACTTTTAAAGAAGATTTAGGTGCTGATTCTCTTGATGTTGTAGAATTAGTCATGGAATTAGAAGATGTTTTTGGAACGGAAATATCTGATGAAGATGCTGAACAAATTAATACAGTTGGAAATGCAGTAGCATATATTGAAGACCACAAAAATTAA